From one Halothece sp. PCC 7418 genomic stretch:
- a CDS encoding manganese efflux pump MntP family protein, translated as MQLLTISLMGVGLAADALAVSLTSGLLIQRIKINKALKIALFFGIFQTLMPIFGWMMGLGFREFVSAIAHWIAFFLLGWLGGNMIYEALKDEEEEPFNPLDNSTLLGLAIATSIDALAAGVGLSVIKMSLPLTVSLIGLITFILCFFGVFIGHRFGHWCQGKVEILGGLILMGIGTKILVETMMQF; from the coding sequence ATGCAATTATTAACAATTAGCTTGATGGGAGTTGGCTTAGCTGCTGATGCCCTTGCGGTTTCTCTGACCAGTGGTTTACTGATTCAACGAATTAAAATTAATAAGGCTTTAAAGATTGCGTTATTTTTTGGAATTTTTCAAACCTTGATGCCCATTTTCGGATGGATGATGGGGTTAGGATTTCGGGAATTTGTTAGCGCGATCGCGCATTGGATTGCCTTTTTTCTCCTCGGTTGGCTCGGGGGAAATATGATTTACGAAGCCCTAAAAGATGAGGAAGAAGAACCCTTTAATCCGTTAGATAATTCGACCTTATTAGGACTCGCGATCGCGACCAGTATTGATGCCCTAGCTGCGGGTGTGGGCTTATCTGTGATTAAAATGTCTTTACCCTTAACCGTAAGCCTAATTGGTTTAATTACGTTTATTCTTTGCTTTTTCGGAGTCTTTATTGGTCATCGTTTCGGTCATTGGTGCCAAGGAAAAGTCGAAATCCTTGGCGGTTTAATTTTAATGGGAATTGGCACAAAAATTTTAGTGGAAACTATGATGCAATTCTAG
- a CDS encoding SDR family oxidoreductase, translating into MVNYLITGTNRGIGLEYCKQLKAKGERVIAVCREPSAELKSLDVQIESGIDVTSDASVAELAKRLQGTSIDVLINNAGIIEANSLDDLDFESLERQFRVNAVAPLRVTKALLPLIPEGGKVILMTSRMGSIEDNSSGGFYGYRMSKTALSMAGKSLSEDLKPRKIAVGILHPGMVQTRMTGFSGITTSESVEGLLQRIEELNLSNSGTFWHAKGEVLPW; encoded by the coding sequence ATGGTAAATTATCTCATCACTGGAACGAATCGTGGCATTGGCTTGGAATATTGCAAACAGCTAAAAGCCAAAGGAGAAAGGGTAATTGCGGTTTGTCGTGAACCCAGCGCAGAATTGAAAAGTCTCGATGTCCAAATTGAATCAGGAATTGATGTTACCTCGGATGCTTCTGTTGCGGAACTGGCAAAACGCCTACAAGGAACAAGCATTGATGTCTTGATTAATAATGCGGGAATTATTGAAGCGAACTCCCTCGATGATTTAGATTTTGAAAGTTTGGAACGTCAATTTCGGGTGAATGCAGTCGCCCCATTGCGCGTCACTAAAGCCTTGTTACCCCTAATTCCTGAAGGGGGAAAAGTGATTTTAATGACCAGTCGCATGGGGTCAATTGAAGATAATAGCTCGGGGGGCTTCTATGGGTATCGGATGTCAAAAACTGCACTGAGTATGGCAGGAAAATCCCTTTCTGAGGACTTGAAACCTCGTAAAATTGCAGTGGGGATTCTCCATCCAGGCATGGTACAAACTCGTATGACGGGCTTTTCTGGCATTACTACGAGCGAATCGGTAGAAGGATTATTACAACGGATCGAAGAACTTAATTTAAGTAATTCGGGGACGTTTTGGCACGCGAAGGGAGAGGTTTTACCTTGGTAA
- a CDS encoding aminotransferase class I/II-fold pyridoxal phosphate-dependent enzyme, with translation MQTVKEYVQRWYQSGLAPDEYICHSKQGNFVEIEHAKDGTRQTVLTFCTNDVLGLVQNPAVKDAAINAIHRYGTSNSSCSVLSGRIDLHRELEEEISAFKGLPHTQLFLNAWMATQALADAFCHLAIPVPGFEHTRETLIMTDVLNHGCIVSAVVNANTRSGKVFGHSPKVRVKAYRHCDTQDLARKLKRYARPDDRILVVTDTVFSMDGDIAPLPDMVEVLSDYPDSVLFLDEAHASGAIGETGHGIFEHFHITPEDVIKRGVNPLVMTTFSKFAASAGAAISSHVPELIPLLNVSPTSIGTISLPAPTTAAALESIRQVRGNPQLVKKLKYNTHYLRSRLQEAGFDAIGETNVIPVLLPPEINPKHFGRTLLADHNIWVSPIWFIAKPRLRITANALHTEAEMDQLVSAMVKTRDLLYQPVISA, from the coding sequence GTGCAAACTGTCAAAGAATATGTCCAGCGCTGGTATCAGAGTGGGCTTGCTCCCGATGAGTACATCTGCCATAGTAAACAAGGAAACTTTGTCGAGATTGAACACGCTAAGGATGGGACTCGACAAACCGTTCTCACGTTCTGTACCAATGATGTCTTGGGATTAGTCCAAAATCCTGCAGTCAAGGACGCAGCAATTAATGCGATTCATCGTTATGGAACATCCAATAGTTCTTGTTCTGTATTAAGTGGACGCATTGATTTACATCGGGAGTTAGAAGAAGAAATTTCTGCGTTTAAAGGACTTCCCCATACTCAATTATTTTTAAATGCTTGGATGGCAACTCAGGCGTTAGCAGATGCTTTTTGTCATCTTGCCATCCCAGTACCAGGGTTTGAGCATACCAGAGAAACGCTAATCATGACCGATGTTCTCAATCACGGTTGTATTGTTTCAGCAGTGGTCAACGCCAATACCCGCTCGGGAAAAGTATTTGGTCATAGTCCGAAAGTTCGAGTTAAGGCCTATCGCCATTGTGACACTCAAGATTTAGCCCGAAAGTTAAAACGCTATGCTCGTCCTGATGACAGGATTTTAGTGGTCACAGATACGGTTTTCTCTATGGATGGAGATATTGCACCGTTACCAGACATGGTTGAGGTTTTGTCCGATTATCCCGATAGTGTTTTATTTTTAGATGAAGCTCATGCCAGTGGAGCAATTGGAGAAACGGGACACGGGATTTTTGAGCATTTTCACATAACGCCTGAAGACGTGATTAAGCGCGGTGTCAATCCTCTGGTCATGACCACATTTTCTAAATTTGCTGCATCAGCAGGGGCTGCGATTAGTTCTCATGTTCCTGAGCTCATCCCGCTTTTAAATGTGTCTCCTACCTCCATTGGAACGATTTCTCTCCCCGCACCGACCACGGCTGCTGCTTTAGAAAGTATTCGTCAAGTGCGCGGTAACCCGCAACTGGTGAAAAAACTAAAATACAATACCCACTACCTCCGATCGCGCTTGCAAGAAGCTGGGTTTGACGCGATCGGGGAAACCAATGTGATTCCTGTTTTACTCCCACCAGAAATTAATCCCAAACACTTCGGACGCACTCTCCTTGCCGATCATAATATTTGGGTTTCTCCGATTTGGTTTATTGCTAAACCACGCCTCCGCATTACCGCTAATGCCTTACACACAGAAGCGGAAATGGATCAACTGGTCTCAGCAATGGTGAAAACCCGTGATTTGCTTTACCAGCCCGTCATTAGTGCTTAA
- a CDS encoding GNAT family N-acetyltransferase, translating to MVSSQTNVTVQAVTTPAEKERFLNVPWQVYKNDPNWVPPLKSETEKELSPENPFNEYGRFQAFIALNSDKIAVGRIVAAVNDRLLAKEGQNIGFFGFFECIEDQAVASALFEAAETWLREQGMITMRGPIDLSTHNNCLWLVDGFDSPPKIMMPYNPPYYENFILARGGEIAKTAYAYHLPLDKRLGEKFERAYRIASRSGIRFRPFNTKGEAFEADVSKIYELFNLLFEDSWSSTPRTKEEFMAQARSLQDLVDPNIFPIAEDNGEMIGFFMALPDYNVALKQVNGKLNWWGILKFLWYRRQIKTGRVLVIGCLPEYRRKMVPLALIHAAFQQGKSYNSGELSWVYADNSPSRRLIEETGAKIYKTYRMYEKAL from the coding sequence GTGGTTAGTTCCCAAACAAATGTTACCGTTCAAGCCGTCACCACCCCTGCGGAAAAAGAACGATTTCTAAACGTTCCCTGGCAGGTTTATAAAAATGACCCAAACTGGGTTCCTCCGCTTAAAAGTGAGACAGAAAAGGAACTTTCCCCCGAAAATCCCTTTAACGAATATGGTCGCTTTCAAGCCTTTATTGCCCTGAATAGCGATAAAATTGCTGTCGGACGCATTGTTGCAGCAGTCAATGATCGTCTCCTTGCGAAAGAAGGACAAAATATTGGGTTCTTTGGCTTTTTTGAGTGCATAGAAGACCAAGCCGTTGCCAGTGCTTTGTTTGAGGCTGCGGAAACTTGGTTGCGAGAACAGGGCATGATTACAATGCGGGGTCCGATTGATTTATCCACTCACAATAATTGTCTCTGGCTAGTGGATGGCTTTGATTCTCCGCCGAAAATAATGATGCCCTATAATCCCCCTTACTATGAGAATTTTATCTTGGCGCGAGGGGGAGAGATTGCAAAGACGGCTTATGCTTATCACCTTCCTCTTGACAAAAGATTAGGGGAGAAGTTTGAAAGAGCTTATCGCATTGCATCCCGCTCTGGGATTCGGTTTCGTCCCTTTAATACCAAGGGTGAAGCATTTGAGGCTGATGTTTCTAAAATCTATGAATTGTTTAATCTTCTCTTTGAAGACAGTTGGAGTTCGACTCCTCGCACAAAAGAAGAGTTTATGGCGCAAGCGCGATCGCTGCAAGATTTAGTCGATCCCAATATTTTCCCCATCGCTGAAGATAACGGCGAAATGATTGGCTTTTTTATGGCGTTACCCGATTACAATGTTGCACTGAAGCAGGTTAACGGGAAACTCAATTGGTGGGGAATCCTTAAGTTTCTCTGGTATCGTCGGCAAATCAAAACTGGGCGCGTGCTAGTGATCGGTTGTCTCCCTGAATATCGGCGGAAAATGGTGCCGTTAGCTTTGATTCATGCTGCCTTTCAGCAAGGAAAATCTTATAACAGTGGGGAATTATCTTGGGTCTATGCCGATAATAGTCCGTCTCGCCGTCTCATTGAAGAAACAGGGGCAAAAATATACAAAACCTATCGGATGTACGAAAAAGCGTTATGA
- a CDS encoding NAD-dependent epimerase/dehydratase family protein, which translates to MKALVTGANGFTGSHLVKALAARGDEVVGLVRPFSDLSRLVDSEVTLVKGDICDRAVLEKAMSAVDVVFHVAAYVELGLVNAQAMARVNIEGTQAVMETAQAQGVSKIVYCSTIGVFGDTQGRVVDETFTREQTGFSSAYDWTKYEAQQIVDQMAKAGLPVVSILPSGIFGADDPHFGKIVKLFRSGNLKFWPGRDRATGIVHVDDLVTAMIQAAETAPSGEHYIISAGELTIGEMFDFLSEKTGISSPKEAPRWLIRLLGTLLTPIGHFLNWQPPLSRERVHYIYDRCVRVDASKARKELNWQPRPVETILNELLIPFR; encoded by the coding sequence ATGAAAGCATTAGTAACAGGGGCAAATGGGTTTACAGGGTCTCACTTGGTCAAGGCGTTAGCAGCCAGAGGCGATGAGGTTGTAGGGTTAGTACGCCCTTTTAGTGATTTATCTCGGTTGGTGGATTCTGAAGTAACTTTAGTGAAAGGAGATATCTGCGATCGCGCGGTTTTAGAAAAAGCCATGTCTGCGGTGGATGTGGTCTTTCATGTCGCTGCGTATGTAGAATTAGGGCTAGTGAATGCTCAGGCAATGGCGCGCGTGAACATTGAAGGAACCCAAGCGGTGATGGAAACGGCGCAAGCCCAAGGGGTGTCAAAAATTGTCTATTGCAGCACTATCGGTGTTTTTGGTGATACCCAAGGGCGCGTGGTGGATGAAACCTTTACTCGGGAACAAACGGGCTTTTCTTCCGCCTATGACTGGACAAAATACGAAGCCCAGCAGATCGTGGATCAGATGGCGAAAGCGGGCTTACCGGTGGTTAGCATTTTACCCTCTGGCATTTTCGGAGCGGACGATCCACATTTCGGTAAAATTGTCAAGTTATTTCGCAGTGGCAACTTAAAATTTTGGCCAGGGCGCGATCGCGCAACGGGAATTGTTCATGTGGATGATCTTGTCACCGCCATGATCCAAGCAGCAGAAACCGCCCCTTCTGGAGAACACTACATTATTTCTGCGGGAGAACTCACCATCGGGGAAATGTTCGACTTTCTCAGTGAAAAAACGGGAATTTCTAGCCCCAAAGAAGCCCCACGCTGGCTGATTCGTCTTCTCGGAACTCTGCTGACCCCGATTGGACATTTTCTCAACTGGCAACCGCCCCTCAGCCGAGAACGAGTCCATTATATTTATGATCGCTGTGTGCGCGTCGATGCTAGTAAAGCGCGAAAAGAATTAAATTGGCAACCGCGTCCAGTAGAAACAATTCTTAATGAACTGCTCATACCATTTCGATAA
- a CDS encoding response regulator — MTQTIHQNQVEMNVLWQLKNLKETLYTGKWEVKTSQQAVWFFYFRLGRLIWCEGGKNNEERWQQYLNIYSPQLVSNNQKEDKYQTLASLYQERKLSKDNLVQWVSSFAEEVILDLVQVTETQELYNKKIPDQIPSLLISLISIEPLLNSVYQVWQSWKEEGLANYPLSSYLKVQDQEQLLNENRMILNQELIALMDGTLTLRGMAAKTQVKLVQLSQILIPFIKSGAIALSSEPALKPSPQQQTYNHSGEKILTQIQSSKKVIACIDDSVGVCEQLKALLTAASYEAVMFQNPATALSQLLKNPPDLIFLDIMMPIISGYELCKQMRRAPRLKTVPIIILTGKDGWVDRAKAKMCGATDFLSKPVRKEKLFEAINQYLSYEV, encoded by the coding sequence ATGACACAGACAATTCATCAAAATCAAGTTGAAATGAACGTTTTATGGCAACTGAAGAACTTAAAGGAAACTCTCTATACGGGCAAATGGGAAGTTAAAACTTCTCAGCAAGCAGTATGGTTTTTCTATTTTCGGTTGGGACGATTAATTTGGTGTGAAGGAGGGAAAAATAACGAAGAAAGATGGCAACAATACTTAAATATTTATTCTCCTCAACTGGTCAGTAACAATCAAAAAGAGGATAAATATCAAACCCTTGCTAGCTTGTACCAAGAGCGAAAGCTGAGTAAGGATAATTTAGTTCAATGGGTGAGCAGCTTTGCAGAAGAAGTCATTTTAGATCTGGTGCAAGTGACAGAAACGCAAGAATTATATAATAAAAAAATACCCGATCAGATTCCAAGTTTATTAATTAGTTTAATTTCCATTGAACCTTTATTAAACTCGGTTTATCAAGTTTGGCAAAGCTGGAAAGAGGAAGGTCTAGCGAATTATCCCCTGAGTTCTTATCTGAAAGTTCAAGATCAAGAACAATTATTAAATGAGAATCGGATGATTTTGAATCAAGAGTTAATCGCCCTGATGGATGGAACTTTAACCTTACGAGGGATGGCTGCAAAAACTCAGGTAAAACTTGTGCAGTTGTCTCAAATTTTGATTCCATTTATAAAATCTGGCGCGATCGCGCTGTCTTCTGAACCTGCTTTAAAACCCTCTCCACAACAGCAAACTTATAATCATTCTGGAGAAAAGATTCTCACACAAATTCAATCTTCAAAAAAAGTCATTGCTTGCATTGATGATAGTGTGGGCGTGTGTGAACAATTAAAAGCATTGTTAACGGCTGCGAGTTATGAAGCAGTGATGTTTCAAAATCCAGCTACTGCTCTTTCCCAACTCTTAAAAAATCCCCCAGACCTGATTTTTTTAGATATCATGATGCCGATTATTAGTGGCTATGAACTTTGTAAACAAATGCGTCGCGCCCCCCGATTAAAAACAGTCCCGATTATTATTTTGACGGGGAAAGATGGTTGGGTCGATCGCGCAAAAGCTAAAATGTGTGGGGCAACAGATTTTCTGAGTAAGCCAGTTCGCAAAGAAAAGCTGTTTGAAGCGATTAATCAATACTTATCCTACGAAGTTTAG
- a CDS encoding response regulator transcription factor, translating into MKKVLLIEDSASDAAHFQDCLEQQGFSVSRASSGEEAEMKLKGQKPNLILLDIILPGESGFELCRKLKQQPDTQKIPIVLCSTKNTEVDIQWGKMGGADAYLTKPVDDKTLLETLSDLIP; encoded by the coding sequence ATGAAGAAAGTTTTACTAATTGAAGATAGTGCTAGTGATGCTGCTCACTTTCAAGACTGTTTAGAACAACAAGGCTTCTCTGTATCTCGCGCCAGTAGTGGCGAAGAAGCAGAGATGAAACTGAAAGGACAAAAACCGAATCTGATCTTGCTGGATATTATTCTTCCTGGGGAAAGCGGGTTTGAGTTATGTCGGAAATTAAAACAACAACCCGACACGCAAAAAATTCCCATTGTTTTATGTTCCACCAAGAATACGGAAGTAGATATTCAATGGGGAAAAATGGGCGGTGCGGATGCTTATTTAACCAAACCTGTTGATGACAAAACTCTGCTGGAAACCCTATCTGATTTGATTCCTTAA
- a CDS encoding chemotaxis protein CheW: MSNLQPQHYNIPNLALPETQEKERFLSFPINKNFKGLVALASLQGVVQLNFSEILPIPETPPALSGILSWRGEAIWTVNLPLLLGETESLTENREKSHCFSAITSLQGKSLGLLIETFTSVVSYNPEEDLQPLRPRMISSEARHYLQGYFLSEDQTTPYFLLDLNNIFEILN, from the coding sequence ATGAGCAATCTTCAACCTCAGCATTATAATATCCCCAACTTAGCACTTCCAGAAACGCAGGAAAAAGAACGCTTTTTGAGTTTTCCGATTAATAAAAACTTCAAAGGATTAGTGGCTTTAGCCTCGTTACAAGGCGTGGTACAACTCAATTTTAGTGAGATTTTACCAATTCCAGAAACGCCTCCCGCCCTATCAGGAATTTTGAGTTGGCGGGGGGAAGCCATTTGGACAGTTAATCTTCCTTTATTATTAGGAGAAACCGAGTCCTTAACCGAAAATCGGGAAAAGAGTCATTGCTTTAGTGCCATTACCAGTCTTCAAGGAAAAAGCCTTGGTTTATTAATCGAAACCTTTACTTCTGTTGTTAGCTATAACCCAGAAGAAGACTTACAACCCCTCCGACCAAGAATGATATCCTCAGAAGCAAGGCATTACTTGCAAGGATATTTTCTGAGTGAAGATCAGACCACTCCTTATTTCTTACTTGACCTGAACAATATTTTTGAAATCTTGAATTAA
- a CDS encoding GAF domain-containing protein yields MNPQARTKTETKAQTNGEKKQPQLNTEAIFTRLANQILQTKDPEDIFRETTDELRDILECDRAAIYQFNEDWSGQFIADSVDEKWSSLIELQERYPKIGENVNNCSIRDLTGTSSVDTYLYQTNGGAFNRGEQYRVANDIYEKGFPNCYLKVMESYQARAYIIAAIYIQDELWGLLATYQNDRPREWEESEIQLLTRVATLLSLAVQQQNYVNQIKARTEALETNANREKALNKIVDRIRQSQDLDAVFNVTTSEIRQLLGCDRVAIYQFNENWGGEFISESVDSKWVSVIQEQRNSPEIVENINACSIRDLGGYTDTHLQQTRGGRFSRGEVYRVCNNIYTHNYTECYIRVLESYQAKAYIVVAIYQGSTLWGLLAAYQNDSPRDWEEEEVQLLLRIANQFSIAVQQSDYIQQVKASNDELQQRIQREQTLSKTIDRIRESTSLQDLFDTTVRQIRRFMKADRVGVFRFYPDSGYDDGEFVAEDVVAGYPSAIAAKVHDHCFGNQYADKYVDGRIQAVSDIYNADLSSCHIDILSQFEVRANLIVPLLIGGNLWGLLCVHQCSEPRDWKEEDIQFIQQVASQFGVALQQSEYLRQLETGRQQLDEKARRESAIVQFSARLVNRFSELVQQNMQPQSLLQFATDEMRRILKADRVGVYRFNDDWSGEFIVESVGGDWPRLVGTELAKVQDTYLQENKGGRYANKESLRVEDIYTVGHAECHVELLETWGTRSYAIAPIFKGDVLWGLLGVYQNSHPRHWEDSEMALLEQVGIQIGITFKLSDNFVQLREQETQLQAAAEREKTEREKLQKGALRILRAIEPSFRGDLTVRAPLSEDEMGTIADGYNTTIQSLRELVRRVKEVSSRVSATSENSQTKVEELSTRARTQADQLESAIAQLQKTIESTEVVTTDAQKVEQAVQEANRIVQAGDSQMESTVNSISEIRDTVSETAKKIKRLGEASQKISKVVSVIDNFATQTNLLALNASIEATRAGEYGKGFAVVAEEVRSLAYQSAEATTEIEQLVEEIQGGTNEVTEAMEVGIAQVVQGTELVNETRDSLSAIVSATSKISEIVEEITRASAVQGDNSQELTKAITEVSEIARNTTQSATEMSNAFRDLLSTSEELQTSVSQFKVDEE; encoded by the coding sequence ATGAACCCACAAGCCCGCACAAAAACCGAAACAAAAGCTCAAACCAATGGTGAGAAAAAGCAACCTCAGCTTAACACAGAAGCCATTTTTACCCGTCTCGCTAACCAAATTCTACAAACCAAAGACCCAGAAGATATTTTTAGGGAGACTACAGATGAATTAAGAGATATTTTAGAGTGCGATCGCGCTGCGATTTATCAATTTAATGAGGATTGGAGTGGTCAATTTATTGCGGATTCTGTTGATGAAAAATGGAGTTCTCTCATTGAATTACAAGAGCGTTATCCTAAAATTGGCGAAAATGTCAATAATTGTAGTATTCGAGATTTAACTGGGACTTCTTCTGTAGATACCTATCTTTATCAAACCAATGGTGGCGCATTTAATCGCGGTGAACAGTATCGCGTGGCAAATGATATATATGAAAAAGGCTTTCCCAACTGTTACTTAAAAGTGATGGAAAGTTATCAAGCTCGCGCTTATATTATTGCAGCAATTTATATTCAGGATGAACTGTGGGGACTCCTCGCTACCTATCAGAATGATCGTCCGAGAGAATGGGAAGAAAGCGAAATCCAACTCCTGACAAGAGTAGCAACTCTCTTAAGTTTAGCGGTACAACAACAGAATTATGTTAACCAAATTAAAGCGCGAACCGAAGCCCTTGAAACTAATGCCAATCGCGAAAAAGCCTTAAATAAAATTGTGGATCGGATTCGGCAAAGTCAAGACTTAGACGCGGTTTTTAATGTTACTACGAGTGAAATTCGGCAACTTTTAGGCTGCGATCGCGTTGCGATTTATCAGTTTAATGAAAATTGGGGCGGAGAATTTATTTCTGAATCCGTTGATTCAAAATGGGTTTCTGTGATTCAAGAACAGCGCAACAGCCCAGAAATTGTGGAAAATATTAACGCTTGTAGCATTCGTGACTTAGGCGGTTACACCGATACCCATTTACAACAAACTCGCGGGGGACGTTTTAGTCGCGGAGAAGTCTATCGGGTTTGTAATAATATTTACACCCATAACTACACCGAATGTTATATCCGCGTTTTAGAAAGTTATCAGGCGAAAGCCTACATTGTTGTTGCCATTTATCAAGGTTCAACTTTATGGGGACTTCTCGCAGCCTATCAAAATGATTCTCCCCGAGACTGGGAAGAAGAAGAAGTGCAGTTGTTACTGAGAATTGCCAATCAATTTAGCATTGCGGTACAACAATCAGACTATATTCAACAAGTTAAAGCCAGTAATGACGAACTACAGCAACGCATTCAACGGGAACAAACCTTAAGTAAAACCATTGATCGCATTCGTGAATCAACAAGTTTACAAGACTTATTTGATACCACGGTTCGTCAGATTCGTCGCTTTATGAAAGCCGATCGCGTGGGGGTATTTCGCTTCTATCCAGACTCAGGCTATGATGATGGGGAATTTGTCGCCGAAGATGTGGTTGCAGGTTATCCCAGCGCGATCGCGGCGAAAGTTCATGATCACTGCTTTGGCAATCAATACGCCGACAAATATGTAGATGGACGTATTCAAGCCGTTTCTGATATCTACAACGCTGATCTTAGCAGTTGCCATATTGATATTCTCTCTCAATTTGAAGTCCGCGCCAATCTCATTGTTCCCCTTTTAATCGGTGGAAATCTTTGGGGATTACTCTGTGTCCATCAGTGTAGCGAACCCCGAGACTGGAAAGAAGAAGACATTCAATTTATCCAACAAGTCGCCTCTCAATTTGGGGTCGCCCTCCAGCAATCAGAATACTTACGACAACTGGAAACGGGTCGTCAACAACTGGATGAAAAAGCCCGTCGGGAGTCAGCGATTGTTCAATTCTCCGCCCGTTTAGTCAATCGTTTTTCCGAACTCGTCCAACAGAATATGCAACCACAATCTCTTTTGCAGTTTGCGACGGATGAAATGCGACGCATCTTAAAAGCGGATCGCGTGGGAGTTTATCGCTTTAATGACGATTGGTCAGGGGAATTTATTGTCGAATCCGTCGGCGGTGATTGGCCCCGATTAGTGGGAACTGAACTGGCGAAAGTCCAAGATACCTATCTACAGGAAAATAAAGGCGGACGTTACGCCAATAAGGAAAGTCTCCGTGTAGAAGATATCTATACCGTTGGACACGCGGAATGTCATGTGGAATTGTTAGAAACTTGGGGAACACGCAGTTATGCGATCGCGCCTATCTTTAAAGGGGATGTTCTCTGGGGATTGTTAGGGGTGTATCAAAATAGTCATCCTCGCCACTGGGAAGACTCAGAAATGGCATTATTGGAACAAGTGGGTATCCAAATTGGCATTACCTTCAAGCTATCCGATAACTTTGTGCAACTGCGGGAACAAGAAACCCAACTGCAAGCTGCTGCGGAACGAGAAAAAACGGAACGGGAAAAATTACAAAAAGGGGCGTTGCGAATTTTACGCGCGATCGAGCCGTCCTTCCGAGGCGATTTAACCGTCCGCGCACCGCTATCAGAAGATGAAATGGGAACGATCGCCGATGGCTATAATACCACGATTCAAAGTCTGCGGGAACTGGTGCGACGAGTGAAAGAAGTGTCTTCTCGGGTTAGTGCTACCTCGGAAAATAGCCAAACGAAAGTCGAAGAATTGTCCACTCGTGCGCGAACCCAAGCCGATCAACTCGAAAGCGCGATCGCGCAATTACAGAAAACCATAGAATCCACCGAAGTTGTCACCACTGACGCGCAAAAAGTGGAACAAGCAGTACAAGAAGCCAATCGTATTGTCCAAGCGGGAGACTCCCAAATGGAAAGTACCGTCAATAGTATTTCTGAGATTCGGGATACCGTATCCGAAACCGCCAAGAAAATTAAACGCCTTGGGGAAGCCTCCCAGAAGATTTCTAAAGTGGTCAGTGTGATTGATAATTTTGCCACTCAAACCAATTTACTGGCGTTGAATGCGTCCATTGAAGCCACTCGCGCTGGGGAATATGGAAAAGGCTTTGCTGTGGTTGCAGAAGAAGTGCGATCCTTAGCCTATCAGTCCGCAGAAGCCACAACTGAAATTGAACAATTAGTAGAAGAAATTCAAGGGGGAACGAACGAAGTCACCGAAGCCATGGAAGTAGGAATTGCACAAGTGGTTCAGGGAACGGAATTAGTGAATGAAACCCGAGATAGTTTAAGCGCGATCGTTTCTGCAACCTCTAAAATTAGCGAAATTGTAGAAGAAATTACTCGCGCCAGTGCGGTACAAGGTGATAATTCTCAAGAGTTAACCAAAGCAATTACAGAAGTATCAGAAATTGCTCGTAATACCACTCAAAGTGCAACGGAAATGTCTAATGCGTTCCGAGATTTGTTAAGCACGTCTGAGGAATTACAAACCAGTGTCAGTCAGTTCAAAGTTGACGAAGAGTAA
- a CDS encoding type II toxin-antitoxin system VapC family toxin codes for MSLRYLLDSNILSEPIKKFPNSSVMQKLVIHQQEIATATLVLHELLYGCYRLPLSNKRQMIESYIEQEVVTKVPLLPYDMKAARYHAVERSRLVTRGKTPPFADGQIAAIARVNDLILVTNNTLAL; via the coding sequence GTGAGCTTGCGATATTTATTAGATAGTAATATATTGTCAGAGCCAATTAAGAAATTCCCGAATTCTAGTGTCATGCAGAAATTGGTAATTCATCAACAAGAAATAGCAACAGCAACTCTTGTTTTACATGAATTGCTTTATGGTTGTTATCGCCTCCCGTTGTCTAACAAACGACAAATGATCGAAAGTTATATTGAACAGGAAGTAGTCACAAAAGTCCCTCTTCTTCCTTATGATATGAAAGCTGCTCGATATCATGCAGTTGAAAGATCACGCTTGGTAACCAGAGGAAAAACACCACCTTTTGCTGATGGACAAATTGCAGCGATCGCGCGAGTTAATGATTTAATTTTAGTGACTAACAATACTTTAGCTCTCTGA